The proteins below come from a single Terriglobales bacterium genomic window:
- a CDS encoding DUF47 family protein has protein sequence MVRIIPRETKFFDMFADMSGNLTEGARLLTELLADFRDVEGRVQALKGIEHRGDEMTHSILVKLNQTFITPFDREDIHRLASSLDDVLDLIYAAGERILMYKITQAPPEAGELARIIVLQSEQISKAVVMLEKHNHVLDHCVEINRLENEADRLARAGIGRLFDEERDPIRLIKIKELYEVLETATDRAEDVANVLESVVLKSA, from the coding sequence ATGGTCCGCATCATTCCCCGTGAGACAAAGTTCTTCGACATGTTCGCCGACATGTCCGGCAACCTCACCGAGGGCGCCCGCTTGCTCACCGAACTTTTGGCCGACTTCCGGGACGTGGAGGGCCGTGTCCAAGCCCTCAAGGGGATCGAGCACCGCGGCGACGAGATGACGCACTCCATCCTGGTCAAGCTGAACCAGACTTTCATCACTCCCTTCGACCGCGAGGACATTCACCGGCTGGCCAGCAGCCTGGATGACGTCCTGGACCTGATCTACGCCGCCGGCGAACGCATTCTGATGTACAAGATCACGCAGGCGCCGCCCGAAGCCGGCGAGCTGGCGCGCATCATCGTTTTGCAGAGCGAGCAGATCTCCAAGGCTGTGGTCATGCTGGAGAAGCACAACCACGTGCTGGACCACTGCGTGGAAATCAACCGCCTGGAAAATGAGGCGGACCGGCTGGCGCGGGCCGGCATCGGCAGGCTGTTCGATGAGGAACGGGACCCCATCCGACTGATCAAGATCAAGGAACTCTACGAAGTCCTCGAAACCGCCACCGACCGGGCCGAAGACGTGGCCAATGTGCTGGAAAGCGTGGTGCTGAAGAGCGCCTGA
- a CDS encoding inorganic phosphate transporter, producing the protein MDSTLLLTVATVLVALGFDFINGFHDAANSIATVVSTRVLSPRVAVLWAAFFNFAAAFFLGTAVAKTIGKGMIRLDEVTGFVVLAGLIGAIVWDLVTWWWGLPTSSSHALIGGYAGAAIARGGIDVILIEGWYKTVLFIFLAPLIGLSVGLLLMVATYWLLRHRSPQQVDGWFRRLQLLSAAAYSLGHGGNDAQKTMGIIAGALFTGGYMSQADVAADWGALHWPIILSAHFAIALGTYFGGWRIVRTMGQRITKLKPVGGFCAETAGAVTLFGTALAGIPVSTTHTITGAIVGVGAVHRVSSVRWGVAGRIIWAWIFTIPASAAVAAGVFAAIRFFHPGA; encoded by the coding sequence GTGGACAGCACGCTGCTCCTCACCGTGGCGACGGTTCTGGTCGCTCTTGGCTTTGACTTCATCAACGGCTTTCACGACGCCGCCAACAGTATTGCCACCGTGGTGTCCACCCGCGTCCTCTCGCCACGCGTCGCCGTTCTGTGGGCCGCATTCTTCAACTTCGCCGCCGCGTTTTTTCTCGGCACCGCCGTAGCCAAGACCATCGGCAAGGGGATGATCCGCCTGGACGAGGTCACTGGGTTCGTAGTACTCGCCGGGTTGATCGGGGCTATCGTCTGGGACTTGGTCACGTGGTGGTGGGGCCTGCCGACCTCTTCGTCGCACGCCCTTATCGGAGGCTATGCCGGTGCAGCCATCGCCCGCGGCGGCATTGACGTGATCCTGATCGAGGGCTGGTACAAGACGGTCCTGTTCATCTTCCTGGCGCCGCTCATTGGACTGAGCGTTGGCCTCCTACTCATGGTGGCCACCTACTGGTTGCTGCGCCACCGCTCGCCGCAGCAGGTGGACGGCTGGTTCCGCCGCCTGCAGCTTCTCTCCGCCGCCGCCTACAGCCTGGGACACGGCGGCAACGACGCGCAGAAGACCATGGGCATCATCGCCGGCGCCCTGTTCACCGGCGGCTACATGAGCCAGGCCGACGTGGCGGCCGACTGGGGCGCGCTGCACTGGCCCATCATCCTCTCTGCGCACTTCGCCATCGCCCTAGGGACGTACTTCGGCGGGTGGCGCATCGTGCGCACCATGGGCCAGCGCATCACCAAGCTCAAGCCGGTGGGCGGATTCTGCGCAGAGACCGCTGGCGCTGTCACCCTGTTCGGTACCGCTCTGGCCGGCATCCCGGTCTCGACCACGCACACCATCACCGGCGCCATTGTGGGAGTCGGCGCGGTGCACCGCGTCTCGTCGGTGCGATGGGGCGTAGCAGGACGCATCATCTGGGCGTGGATCTTCACCATCCCCGCCTCCGCGGCCGTGGCTGCCGGAGTGTTCGCCGCAATCCGATTCTTCCATCCGGGCGCCTAG
- the ribB gene encoding 3,4-dihydroxy-2-butanone-4-phosphate synthase — MTSPPFSDVESCIEEIRNGRMVVVVDDEDRENEGDLTLAAERVTAGAINFMAKYGRGLVCLALTEERLDHLRIGPMTAENTATYGTAFCEAIDARTGITTGISAYDRARTIRVAIDPATRPADLARPGHVFPLRARKGGVLVRAGQTEASVDLARLAGLVPAGIICEIMKEDGTMARVPDLIEFCREHNLKMMTVADLIRYRLRHERFVRRIGEALLPTRFGDFRMIAYESEIDRESHVALIRGEVEKAGDDPVLVRMHSHCLVGDVFGATWCDCQAVIERSMEMIAAEGRGALIYLHQTSKGFSVERVADRPALAFHREVRQPELPDHQRKTQREVGIGAQILSDLGIHSLRLLTNHPRKLVALEGFGMRVVEQVPVPVPGRSQVVPGTD, encoded by the coding sequence ATGACAAGCCCACCCTTCAGCGACGTTGAGAGCTGTATCGAAGAAATCCGCAACGGCCGCATGGTCGTAGTCGTGGACGACGAGGACCGCGAGAACGAAGGCGACCTCACCCTGGCCGCAGAAAGGGTCACCGCTGGAGCCATCAACTTCATGGCCAAGTACGGGCGGGGGCTGGTCTGCCTGGCCCTCACTGAAGAGCGCCTCGACCACCTGCGGATCGGTCCCATGACGGCGGAAAACACCGCCACCTATGGCACGGCTTTTTGTGAAGCCATCGACGCGCGCACCGGCATCACCACCGGCATCTCCGCTTATGACCGGGCGCGCACCATTCGCGTGGCCATCGATCCCGCCACTCGCCCCGCAGACCTGGCTCGGCCCGGCCACGTGTTCCCGCTGCGGGCACGCAAGGGTGGCGTGCTGGTGCGTGCCGGCCAGACCGAGGCCTCCGTGGATCTGGCGCGCCTAGCGGGGCTGGTGCCCGCCGGCATCATCTGCGAGATCATGAAGGAAGACGGCACCATGGCGCGGGTGCCGGACCTTATCGAATTCTGCCGCGAGCACAACCTGAAGATGATGACTGTGGCCGACCTCATTCGCTACCGGCTGCGGCATGAGCGCTTCGTGCGCCGCATCGGCGAGGCCCTGCTGCCCACCCGCTTCGGCGACTTTCGCATGATCGCCTATGAGAGCGAGATCGACCGTGAGTCGCACGTCGCCCTGATCCGCGGCGAGGTGGAAAAGGCCGGCGACGACCCGGTGCTGGTGCGCATGCATTCCCACTGCCTGGTGGGCGACGTCTTCGGCGCCACCTGGTGCGATTGCCAGGCCGTCATCGAGCGTTCCATGGAGATGATTGCCGCCGAAGGCCGAGGCGCCCTCATCTATCTGCATCAGACCTCCAAGGGCTTTTCCGTTGAGCGCGTGGCCGATCGTCCCGCGCTTGCCTTCCATCGCGAAGTCCGACAGCCCGAATTGCCGGACCACCAGCGCAAGACCCAACGCGAGGTAGGTATAGGAGCCCAGATCCTTTCTGACCTGGGCATTCATTCCTTGCGCCTGCTCACCAATCACCCCCGCAAGCTCGTGGCCCTGGAGGGATTTGGCATGCGGGTCGTGGAGCAGGTGCCCGTACCCGTGCCTGGGCGGTCGCAAGTCGTGCCGGGCACGGACTAG
- a CDS encoding MerR family transcriptional regulator, producing MNQGYTSKQVEALTGITLRQLQWWDEQGIVAPARDGRRRLYSMDDLAAVAVIAELRDKGFSLQRVRKVVRMLQREFGRSLVDAVSVRSDCHLLTDGRRVYVEDSAHRVVDILKSARQPIFAVCLTDTVRRLRSDVRGRKRPVRAAGMRRARSRRLAS from the coding sequence ATGAACCAGGGATACACGTCGAAGCAAGTGGAGGCACTCACCGGCATCACGCTGCGCCAGTTACAGTGGTGGGACGAGCAGGGAATCGTGGCGCCGGCGCGTGACGGGCGCCGCCGGTTGTACTCGATGGACGACCTGGCTGCCGTGGCTGTGATCGCTGAGCTGCGCGACAAGGGCTTCAGCCTGCAGCGGGTGCGCAAGGTAGTGCGCATGTTGCAGCGGGAGTTCGGCCGCAGTCTGGTGGACGCGGTCTCGGTCCGGTCCGACTGTCACCTGCTGACCGACGGGCGCCGCGTCTACGTGGAGGATTCGGCGCACCGGGTGGTGGACATCCTCAAGAGTGCGCGCCAGCCCATTTTCGCCGTCTGCCTGACCGACACCGTGCGCCGCCTGCGCAGTGACGTGCGCGGACGCAAGCGTCCGGTGCGGGCGGCGGGAATGCGGAGGGCGCGATCGCGGAGGCTGGCGTCATGA
- the thiS gene encoding sulfur carrier protein ThiS: protein MKLHINGEERVASLPSPTVAGLVEHLGLKADRVAVELNREIVPRDQWGATPLADGDRLEIVHFVGGG from the coding sequence ATGAAACTGCACATCAATGGCGAGGAGCGCGTGGCATCCCTGCCATCGCCCACCGTGGCCGGCCTGGTGGAGCACCTCGGCCTCAAGGCGGACCGCGTGGCGGTGGAGTTGAATCGTGAGATTGTGCCGCGCGACCAGTGGGGGGCCACGCCGCTGGCCGACGGCGACCGGCTGGAGATCGTGCACTTCGTCGGCGGCGGATAG
- a CDS encoding NADH-quinone oxidoreductase subunit A, translating into MPDNYFARYLPLLLHLLVAAALAAGMVLLSHLIGWRRPSKVKSQAYECGMDPVGDARSRFSVKFYLVAMLFILFDVEVIFLFPWAVIARELGLFGFAEMLVYIGIVLAGFFYIWKKGVLDWSGARGSDF; encoded by the coding sequence ATGCCGGACAACTACTTCGCCCGCTACCTGCCGCTACTGCTGCATCTGCTGGTCGCCGCGGCTCTGGCGGCCGGGATGGTGCTGCTTTCCCACCTCATCGGCTGGCGCCGGCCCAGTAAGGTCAAGTCCCAGGCCTACGAGTGCGGCATGGACCCGGTAGGCGATGCCCGCAGTCGCTTCTCGGTGAAGTTTTATCTTGTCGCCATGCTGTTCATCCTGTTCGACGTCGAGGTTATCTTCCTCTTCCCCTGGGCGGTCATCGCCCGCGAGCTGGGATTGTTCGGTTTCGCGGAGATGCTGGTGTACATCGGCATTGTGCTCGCCGGATTCTTCTATATATGGAAGAAGGGAGTCCTGGACTGGTCCGGCGCCCGCGGGAGCGATTTCTGA
- a CDS encoding NADH-quinone oxidoreductase subunit C: protein MAIAPAITHLEQLRAEAPIAQLLAWRPDAVTGAKLDRSELTIELRAPTIREACLLLRDDASLRFNFLSDLTCVDWYPREPRFDVVYHLLSIPRRARVRLKVRLAEDDACVESVTSVWPSANFFEREVFDLFGVRFLGHPDLRRIMMPEDWQGHPLRKDYPVEGYR, encoded by the coding sequence ATGGCCATCGCACCGGCCATCACGCACCTTGAGCAGCTTCGCGCCGAAGCTCCCATCGCCCAGTTGCTCGCCTGGCGCCCCGACGCCGTGACCGGCGCGAAACTTGATCGCAGCGAGCTGACCATCGAGCTCCGCGCTCCCACTATCCGCGAAGCTTGTTTGCTGCTGCGTGACGATGCCAGCCTTCGCTTCAACTTTCTCTCTGACCTGACCTGCGTGGACTGGTATCCCCGCGAGCCGCGCTTCGACGTGGTCTATCACCTGCTCTCCATCCCGCGCCGCGCCCGGGTACGCCTGAAGGTACGCCTGGCGGAGGACGATGCCTGCGTCGAGTCCGTCACTTCGGTGTGGCCCTCGGCCAACTTCTTCGAGCGCGAGGTGTTCGACCTGTTCGGCGTCCGCTTCCTGGGGCATCCCGACCTGCGCCGCATCATGATGCCGGAAGACTGGCAGGGACACCCGCTGCGCAAGGATTATCCCGTCGAGGGGTACCGTTAG
- the nuoD gene encoding NADH dehydrogenase (quinone) subunit D: protein MATAPTLTPGHEGTLVLNMGPQHPSTHGVLRLVLEIEGENVVRMMPDIGYLHTGIEKTAEAKFYQQVVVLTDRIDYLCPLTNNLCYVLAVEKLLGLEPPPRAQWMRVMLNELSRIASHLVWLGTHALDIGAMTVFLYCFREREDILRLFEMVSGQRMMTSYFRIGGLALEPPLGFFERVRRFADLFPSRVDEYEALLTGNRIWIERTRGVAHLSAEDAVALGVTGPSLRASGVDIDLRRDMPYSAYDRFQFKVPVSQEGDVYARYLVRVQELRESIGIVRQALDGMPEGPVKADAPKVVLPDREKMKTQMEALIYHFKIVTEGFAVPAGEVYQAIESPRGEMGYYVVSDGTAKPHRVHMRSPSYANLQALPRMCEGKLIADVVAAIGSIDIVLGEIDR from the coding sequence GTGGCGACTGCCCCCACGCTCACTCCGGGACACGAGGGCACGCTGGTCCTCAACATGGGGCCGCAGCACCCTTCGACGCACGGCGTCCTGCGGCTGGTGCTGGAGATCGAGGGCGAAAACGTCGTCCGCATGATGCCCGACATCGGCTACCTGCACACCGGCATCGAGAAGACCGCCGAAGCCAAGTTCTACCAGCAGGTGGTGGTGCTCACCGACCGCATCGACTACCTCTGCCCGCTGACCAACAACCTGTGCTACGTGCTGGCGGTCGAGAAGCTGCTCGGCCTGGAGCCTCCGCCGCGCGCGCAATGGATGCGCGTGATGCTCAACGAACTCTCGCGCATCGCCTCCCACCTCGTCTGGTTGGGCACACACGCGCTCGATATCGGCGCCATGACCGTGTTCCTCTACTGCTTCCGTGAGCGCGAAGACATCCTGCGCCTGTTCGAGATGGTCAGCGGCCAGCGCATGATGACCTCCTACTTCCGCATCGGTGGGCTGGCCCTGGAACCGCCCCTTGGCTTCTTCGAACGCGTGCGCCGCTTCGCTGACCTTTTTCCCTCGCGCGTGGATGAATACGAAGCCCTGCTCACCGGCAATCGCATCTGGATCGAAAGGACCCGGGGCGTTGCGCATCTCTCCGCCGAGGATGCGGTCGCGCTGGGCGTGACCGGCCCTTCCCTGCGCGCCAGCGGCGTGGATATCGACCTGCGCCGCGACATGCCCTATTCCGCTTACGACCGCTTCCAGTTCAAAGTGCCGGTGTCGCAGGAGGGCGACGTCTATGCCCGCTATCTGGTCCGTGTGCAGGAGTTGCGCGAATCCATCGGCATCGTGCGCCAGGCCTTGGACGGCATGCCGGAAGGCCCGGTCAAAGCCGATGCTCCCAAGGTCGTCCTGCCCGATCGCGAAAAGATGAAGACGCAGATGGAGGCGCTCATCTACCACTTCAAGATCGTAACCGAAGGCTTCGCCGTGCCGGCGGGCGAGGTGTACCAGGCGATCGAGTCGCCGCGCGGCGAGATGGGCTACTACGTCGTGTCCGACGGCACCGCCAAGCCCCACCGCGTCCACATGCGCTCGCCATCCTACGCCAACCTGCAGGCGTTGCCCAGGATGTGCGAGGGTAAACTGATCGCGGATGTGGTCGCCGCCATCGGGAGCATCGATATCGTGCTGGGAGAGATCGATCGATGA
- a CDS encoding NAD(P)H-dependent oxidoreductase subunit E, whose translation MIPVSEQLDRFFDEKMREYPTRRSFLVPMLLYTQDELGYVTDEAVTYLANKTGLTELEIRNVISYYSMLTTKPRGRYNLQVCTNISCMLRGAEGIFEHCKSRLGIGHKQTTPDGLFSLEEVECIGACSWAPAMQVNYDFHENLTTEKVDKVLEDCRKEGAQ comes from the coding sequence ATGATCCCCGTTTCAGAGCAGCTCGACAGGTTCTTCGACGAGAAAATGCGGGAGTACCCGACGCGCCGCTCCTTCCTTGTCCCCATGTTGTTGTACACACAAGACGAACTGGGTTACGTGACCGACGAAGCTGTCACGTACCTGGCCAACAAGACCGGCCTGACGGAGCTCGAGATCCGCAACGTCATCAGCTACTACAGCATGCTTACCACCAAGCCGCGCGGCAGGTACAACCTGCAGGTCTGCACCAATATCTCCTGCATGCTGCGCGGAGCCGAAGGCATCTTCGAGCACTGCAAGAGCCGGCTCGGTATCGGCCACAAGCAGACGACACCGGACGGACTCTTTTCGCTCGAAGAAGTGGAATGCATCGGCGCCTGCAGTTGGGCGCCTGCCATGCAGGTGAACTACGACTTTCACGAGAATCTCACGACGGAGAAGGTCGATAAAGTTCTCGAGGATTGCCGCAAGGAGGGAGCGCAATAG